A window of Pedobacter lusitanus contains these coding sequences:
- a CDS encoding glycoside hydrolase family 3 protein yields the protein MKKVFLTLFALSCLQVSNAQEGKNYKIITNPNGIILGYNPASGVKILTVEGLKFKDLNKNGKIDRYEDWRLSPQERAKDLAHQLSIEQISGLMLYSGHQMIPATDKGFGSGTYNGLAFSQSKARPEELSDNQKKFLKEDNLRHILITKVQSPEVAAAWNNNMQAFVEGTGLGIPGNTSTDPRHTATINSEFNAGAGGTISMWPDGLAMTATFDPSIVREFGHIAAQEYRALGITTALSPQIDLGSEPRWYRIAMTFGESPLLDADMARAYIDGFQTSFGKDEIKDGWGYKSVNAMVKHWPGGGAEEAGRDGHWAYGKFAVYPGKNLEQHLYPFTQGAFKLDGKTREASAVMPYYTITYGQDPSGNNVANGYSKYMITDLLRKKYNYDGVVCTDWLITANEGATPDIFAGKPWGAEALSINERHYKVIMAGVDQFGGNNEMQPILAAYQMGVKEYGEKFMRARFETSAIRLLKNIFRVGLFENPYLDPQESKRIVGNTEFMKAGYQAQLKSVVLLKNKASILPVAKNKTVFVPKIYYPAAKDWWGNQSAARFDYPVDINLIKKYYTVTEDPAKADFSIVFVSSPHSADGGYDLNDRKAGGNGYVPITLQYNSYTAATAKTHSIAAGDPVIDPSIANRSYTNKTVTAYNTMDLRTILDTRSAMQGKPVIVVINASKPMIFNEFEQQTDGIVLHFGVSGQAVMDIISGAAEPSGLLPVQMPADMLTVEKQYEDVPFDMTCHKDTEGNVYDFGYGLNWKGKISDQRNSKYHTK from the coding sequence ATGAAAAAAGTATTCCTAACACTTTTCGCTCTCTCCTGTCTTCAGGTTTCGAATGCACAGGAAGGAAAGAATTACAAAATCATCACTAACCCAAATGGAATTATTCTGGGATATAATCCGGCATCAGGTGTAAAAATACTGACAGTTGAAGGACTGAAGTTCAAGGATCTGAACAAAAACGGCAAAATAGACCGCTATGAAGACTGGAGGCTTTCGCCACAGGAAAGAGCAAAAGATCTGGCACATCAGCTTTCCATTGAACAAATATCCGGATTAATGTTGTATAGCGGCCACCAGATGATCCCGGCCACAGATAAAGGTTTTGGGTCTGGTACTTATAACGGGCTGGCTTTTAGTCAGAGCAAAGCCAGGCCCGAAGAGCTGAGCGACAATCAGAAAAAATTCCTGAAAGAAGATAATCTCAGACATATTTTAATTACTAAAGTACAAAGTCCTGAAGTAGCAGCAGCCTGGAACAATAATATGCAGGCCTTTGTAGAAGGAACAGGTTTAGGTATCCCGGGAAATACCAGTACAGATCCCCGTCATACTGCTACCATTAACAGTGAATTTAATGCTGGTGCCGGTGGAACTATTTCTATGTGGCCCGATGGCCTGGCCATGACAGCAACATTCGATCCTTCCATAGTCAGGGAATTCGGGCATATCGCGGCACAGGAGTACAGAGCGTTAGGGATTACCACTGCACTTTCTCCGCAAATAGACCTGGGTAGTGAACCACGCTGGTACCGCATTGCGATGACTTTTGGAGAAAGTCCATTATTGGATGCTGATATGGCCCGTGCCTATATTGATGGTTTCCAGACTTCCTTTGGCAAAGATGAAATCAAAGATGGCTGGGGATATAAAAGTGTTAATGCCATGGTCAAACACTGGCCTGGCGGAGGTGCTGAAGAAGCTGGCCGTGACGGACACTGGGCCTATGGAAAATTTGCCGTTTATCCGGGTAAAAATCTTGAACAGCATCTTTATCCTTTTACACAGGGAGCTTTTAAACTTGACGGAAAGACCAGGGAAGCATCAGCTGTTATGCCCTATTATACCATTACCTACGGACAGGACCCTTCCGGAAACAATGTTGCTAACGGTTATAGCAAATACATGATTACAGATCTGCTCAGAAAGAAATACAATTACGATGGTGTGGTTTGTACCGACTGGCTGATTACTGCCAACGAAGGGGCCACCCCTGATATTTTTGCCGGCAAACCCTGGGGTGCTGAAGCTTTATCCATCAATGAAAGACATTATAAGGTAATTATGGCCGGTGTAGATCAGTTTGGGGGTAATAACGAAATGCAACCCATACTTGCAGCTTATCAGATGGGTGTCAAAGAATATGGAGAGAAATTTATGCGCGCCCGTTTTGAAACATCTGCGATCAGATTATTGAAAAATATCTTCAGAGTAGGCCTTTTTGAAAACCCGTATCTCGATCCACAGGAAAGTAAAAGGATTGTAGGCAATACTGAATTTATGAAAGCAGGTTATCAGGCACAGCTGAAATCAGTAGTTTTGCTCAAAAACAAAGCTTCGATCCTTCCTGTAGCTAAAAACAAAACTGTATTTGTGCCAAAAATTTACTATCCGGCAGCCAAAGACTGGTGGGGAAACCAGTCAGCCGCCAGGTTTGACTATCCGGTAGATATCAATCTGATCAAAAAATATTATACCGTTACTGAAGATCCGGCTAAAGCTGATTTTTCCATCGTTTTTGTATCCAGCCCTCATAGCGCCGATGGCGGATATGATTTGAATGACAGAAAAGCCGGTGGAAACGGATATGTACCTATTACCTTACAGTATAACAGCTATACCGCTGCTACCGCTAAAACACATAGTATTGCCGCAGGCGATCCGGTAATCGATCCTTCCATCGCTAACCGCTCCTATACAAATAAAACTGTGACGGCCTATAATACGATGGATTTAAGGACTATTCTGGATACCCGCTCAGCCATGCAGGGTAAACCGGTTATTGTGGTCATAAATGCTTCCAAACCCATGATATTTAACGAATTTGAGCAACAGACTGATGGAATTGTCCTGCATTTCGGAGTTTCAGGACAGGCCGTTATGGATATCATATCAGGCGCAGCCGAACCATCCGGTTTATTGCCTGTTCAGATGCCCGCAGACATGCTAACTGTAGAGAAGCAGTACGAAGATGTACCTTTTGACATGACCTGCCACAAAGATACAGAAGGAAATGTTTATGATTTTGGATACGGACTCAACTGGAAAGGCAAAATCAGCGATCAGCGGAATAGTAAATATCATACAAAATAA